A genome region from Arachidicoccus soli includes the following:
- a CDS encoding pectate lyase family protein, translating into MKNLSVFILLLFIFINPSFSQTPSFKGAEGYGATAVGGRGGKIFHVTNLNDEGTGSFREAVSVPNRIVVFDVNGIIHLKSGVNVSSNITINGQTAPGNGITLSGQSVRFSKAHDIVVRYLRLHGDINMSKGSCVLIADSADNIIFDHLSIAFGRWDNVHIKSSQNITLQYCIIGEAIDPQRFGALLENPRDLSIHHCLWIDNQSRNPKAKAKIQLIDNIIYNWGNSGLVGGHSSANHYQDLINNYFIAGPSSSNQFLAMFTKTDNVYHKGNYFDGNKDGKLNGRLINDDDFLHAGKGANIIKKPSNAPAINVSIEPAEKAYWDVLKNVGCSKVRDIIDQELINQLSSLGTIGAIIHSNIR; encoded by the coding sequence ATGAAAAATTTAAGCGTATTTATTTTATTGTTATTCATTTTTATAAATCCAAGTTTTTCACAAACGCCAAGTTTCAAGGGTGCTGAAGGCTATGGAGCTACGGCGGTTGGAGGGCGTGGAGGCAAAATATTTCATGTAACAAATCTTAATGATGAGGGTACAGGCTCATTTAGAGAAGCAGTGAGTGTGCCTAACAGAATTGTCGTTTTTGACGTAAACGGAATCATTCATTTAAAATCCGGCGTCAATGTCAGCAGTAATATTACCATTAACGGACAGACTGCGCCGGGAAATGGCATTACGCTTTCTGGTCAATCTGTAAGGTTTAGTAAGGCACATGATATAGTTGTTCGTTATTTACGACTTCATGGAGATATTAATATGAGTAAAGGTAGTTGCGTCCTTATAGCTGATAGTGCTGATAATATTATTTTTGACCATTTGTCTATTGCCTTCGGTCGTTGGGATAATGTGCATATTAAAAGTAGCCAGAATATTACCCTTCAATATTGCATAATTGGTGAAGCAATCGACCCGCAGCGTTTTGGCGCGCTATTGGAGAATCCAAGAGATTTAAGTATTCATCATTGTTTATGGATAGATAATCAGAGCCGTAACCCTAAAGCCAAAGCTAAAATACAGCTTATTGATAATATCATTTATAACTGGGGAAATAGCGGACTGGTTGGTGGTCATTCCTCAGCAAACCATTATCAGGATCTAATCAATAATTATTTTATCGCTGGTCCTTCATCCTCTAATCAATTCTTAGCTATGTTTACGAAGACAGATAACGTTTATCATAAAGGAAATTATTTCGACGGTAACAAGGACGGAAAACTAAATGGCAGGCTCATAAATGATGATGATTTTTTACACGCAGGCAAAGGTGCCAATATTATTAAAAAACCATCAAATGCTCCAGCAATAAATGTTTCAATTGAACCAGCAGAAAAGGCATACTGGGATGTACTTAAAAATGTCGGCTGCTCAAAAGTAAGAGATATTATTGACCAGGAATTAATAAATCAACTTAGCTCTTTAGGAACGATTGGCGCTATTATTCATTCAAATATCAGGTAA
- a CDS encoding bifunctional aldolase/short-chain dehydrogenase: MSIDNLKFKHVSYLWDETEAAKLAGDEVALLIYRSNLLGADLRLTNYGGGNTSCKAMAKDPLTDEEVEVMWVKGSGGDIGTLKKSGLAALYVDRLRSLKNIYRGVEFEDEMVELFNHCIYDLASKAPSIDTPLHGFLPFKHIDHLHPDAAIAIAAAKDGKKITEELFEGTIGWVEWKKPGFELGLQLKQCLDENPGIKGIMLGSHGLFTWGNTAYESYINTLEVVERCAEYIESKIGKTRPVFGGQKIESLPKDQRLSQAAAIAPVLRGFCSSKQKMIGHFTDDDRVLQFINSNDLERLAPLGTSCPDHFLRTKISPLVLELAPDADLSDAASLKATLKPAFEAYRVMYTEYYNTCKHANSPAIRDTNPVVILYPGVGMFTFSKDKQTTRVASEFYTNAINVMRGAEAISEYTSLPRQEAFDIEYWLLEEAKLQRMPKPKALSGKIALVTGSAGGIGKAIAKRFAQEGACVILNDINQERLDGALVEFKETFGRDTAAATLLNVTNEASAKAAFDNAALAFGGVDIIINNAGISISKSITDHTIEDWDKLYDILVKGQFIVSKAGVAILRKQDLGGDIINIVSKNAVVAGPNNPGYGSAKAAQAHLTRLLATELGGDKIRVNTVNPDAVIADSNIWAGGWAEGRAKAYGISVAELPAYYAKRTILNEVILPEDIANACFAFVGGLLNKSTGNALNVDGGVAMGFYR, translated from the coding sequence ATGTCAATAGACAACCTAAAATTTAAACACGTAAGTTATTTATGGGACGAAACGGAAGCAGCCAAACTTGCAGGTGATGAAGTCGCGTTATTAATATACCGCTCCAATTTATTAGGAGCCGATTTAAGGCTTACCAACTATGGCGGAGGCAACACTTCTTGCAAAGCAATGGCCAAAGACCCTTTAACAGATGAAGAAGTAGAAGTGATGTGGGTAAAAGGTTCTGGCGGGGACATTGGCACTCTGAAAAAAAGTGGCTTAGCAGCTTTATATGTGGATAGGCTTCGTAGCTTAAAAAATATTTATAGAGGCGTGGAATTTGAAGATGAAATGGTAGAATTATTTAATCATTGCATTTACGATTTAGCAAGTAAAGCCCCATCCATAGATACGCCTTTGCACGGCTTCTTACCATTTAAACATATTGACCATTTGCATCCGGACGCAGCTATAGCGATTGCAGCAGCTAAAGATGGCAAGAAAATTACGGAAGAATTATTTGAAGGAACAATCGGTTGGGTCGAATGGAAAAAACCAGGATTTGAATTGGGATTACAACTAAAACAATGCTTGGATGAAAACCCTGGTATTAAAGGAATTATGTTGGGTTCACACGGTTTGTTTACCTGGGGAAATACGGCTTATGAAAGTTATATAAATACGTTGGAAGTAGTTGAACGTTGCGCAGAATATATTGAATCTAAAATCGGCAAAACAAGACCTGTATTTGGTGGTCAAAAAATTGAATCATTACCAAAAGATCAGAGGTTATCACAAGCTGCTGCAATTGCACCTGTTTTAAGAGGTTTTTGCAGTAGCAAACAAAAAATGATTGGTCATTTTACAGATGATGATAGAGTATTACAATTCATCAATAGTAATGATCTTGAAAGACTGGCACCTCTAGGTACCAGTTGCCCAGACCATTTTTTACGCACCAAAATTAGCCCATTGGTGTTAGAATTAGCCCCAGATGCGGATTTGTCTGATGCTGCTTCTTTGAAAGCTACATTAAAGCCGGCATTTGAAGCATATAGAGTAATGTACACTGAATACTACAATACCTGTAAACACGCTAATAGTCCAGCTATAAGAGATACAAATCCCGTAGTTATTTTATATCCCGGTGTAGGGATGTTTACCTTTTCTAAAGACAAACAAACTACTCGGGTAGCATCTGAGTTTTATACAAATGCCATCAATGTAATGCGTGGCGCAGAAGCAATTTCAGAATATACTTCTTTACCACGTCAAGAAGCATTTGACATTGAATATTGGTTGTTAGAAGAAGCCAAACTTCAACGCATGCCAAAACCTAAAGCATTGAGTGGAAAAATTGCTTTGGTTACCGGAAGTGCAGGTGGAATTGGCAAAGCCATCGCAAAACGTTTTGCGCAAGAAGGTGCTTGTGTGATATTAAACGACATTAATCAAGAAAGGTTAGACGGTGCATTAGTTGAATTTAAAGAAACATTTGGTAGAGATACTGCAGCAGCAACCTTATTAAATGTTACGAATGAAGCTTCGGCAAAAGCAGCATTCGACAATGCTGCACTTGCTTTTGGCGGAGTCGATATTATTATAAACAATGCCGGTATAAGTATTTCCAAATCCATTACCGATCATACGATAGAGGATTGGGATAAATTGTACGACATCTTAGTTAAAGGTCAATTTATTGTATCAAAAGCAGGAGTGGCTATTTTGCGTAAGCAAGATTTAGGTGGCGATATTATCAACATTGTATCTAAGAATGCAGTTGTTGCAGGACCAAATAATCCGGGTTATGGCTCAGCAAAAGCAGCTCAAGCACATTTAACACGCTTATTGGCTACTGAACTTGGTGGAGATAAAATAAGAGTAAATACCGTAAACCCTGATGCCGTCATTGCTGATAGCAATATTTGGGCTGGCGGTTGGGCCGAAGGTAGAGCAAAAGCTTACGGCATTTCAGTAGCTGAGTTACCGGCTTATTATGCAAAGCGTACCATCTTAAATGAAGTAATTTTACCGGAAGACATTGCAAATGCTTGCTTTGCTTTTGTTGGTGGTTTACTTAATAAATCTACCGGGAATGCACTAAATGTAGATGGTGGCGTTGCTATGGGCTTTTACAGGTAA
- the rhaT gene encoding L-rhamnose/proton symporter RhaT has product MEVILGIIYHFFGGAASGSFYIPYKRVKGWAWESLWIVGGIFSWLFIPFLAAWLTIPEFAEIIKQTTTTVLSYTFMFGVLWGIGGLTYGLGVRYLGVSLGSTIILGLCSIFGSLIPSIYYNFYPSAGHDSFTDLLTHTWGQIILVGILITVIGIIVCGKAGMMKEKDLPGEQKLDGASDYKFGLGIFVAIVSGILSACFAFGIDAGKVMANQANVLWKAANPGQGEFLFQNNVTYIIIMLGGLATNFIWCMILNARNKSFGDYINKKTPLLKNYIFCALAGTTWYLQFFFYGMGESKLGNGASSWILHMAFIILVANLWGLALKEWKGVSKKTFKTLLLGITIIIISVLIVGYGNSIK; this is encoded by the coding sequence ATGGAGGTAATCCTTGGTATTATTTATCACTTTTTTGGTGGTGCAGCTTCCGGAAGTTTTTATATTCCTTATAAAAGGGTAAAAGGTTGGGCATGGGAATCTTTGTGGATTGTAGGAGGCATTTTTTCTTGGCTCTTCATCCCCTTTTTAGCAGCTTGGTTAACCATCCCCGAATTTGCAGAGATTATTAAGCAAACAACCACCACAGTACTTTCATATACTTTTATGTTTGGAGTTCTATGGGGTATTGGTGGATTAACTTATGGGTTGGGCGTTCGTTATCTAGGTGTTTCTTTGGGTAGTACAATTATCCTCGGACTTTGCTCAATTTTTGGCTCACTCATCCCATCAATTTATTACAATTTTTACCCATCTGCGGGGCACGATAGTTTTACTGATTTATTAACCCATACCTGGGGCCAGATTATCCTGGTAGGTATTCTCATTACAGTTATTGGTATTATTGTCTGTGGCAAGGCCGGCATGATGAAAGAGAAAGATTTGCCGGGAGAACAAAAACTGGATGGTGCCTCTGACTACAAATTTGGCTTAGGTATCTTTGTCGCTATTGTTTCAGGTATTTTAAGCGCCTGTTTTGCTTTTGGCATCGATGCAGGCAAAGTCATGGCCAACCAAGCGAATGTATTATGGAAAGCTGCAAACCCGGGACAAGGCGAATTCCTTTTTCAAAACAATGTTACTTATATCATTATTATGTTAGGAGGGCTCGCGACTAACTTTATATGGTGTATGATTTTAAATGCCCGCAACAAATCCTTTGGCGATTATATCAATAAAAAGACGCCATTATTAAAGAACTATATTTTTTGTGCTTTAGCTGGAACAACCTGGTATTTACAATTCTTTTTTTATGGGATGGGAGAAAGTAAATTAGGAAATGGTGCCAGCTCTTGGATATTGCATATGGCCTTCATTATTTTAGTAGCCAACCTTTGGGGATTGGCTTTAAAAGAGTGGAAGGGGGTAAGTAAAAAAACATTCAAAACATTATTATTGGGCATCACTATTATCATTATATCTGTATTGATAGTAGGCTATGGCAACTCAATTAAATAA
- a CDS encoding oligogalacturonate lyase family protein, translated as MKYITGYKFYLLSIIMLIPFSQLFAQKVFVTGKGKMPNEWIDSSTGHLIKRLINRPGNNRSFYFHNNPFVDGKMIFYGSDFLDKNSLSSADGYVFHFKGNPYNNQLYSYNLSSGKTTQLTHKENSMSGEIVSRVNHEAYFQIKDSVFGVNVNTAKTRLIFVFPADFKGNITTVNADGTLLAGAYSTPIEKVIAKKYPQKHDYFNRIFESKQPRTLFTINIISKKLNKIFTDSAWLNHVQFSPIDPHLLMFCHEGPWEKVDRIWTMDVVKKNKPRLIHKRSMNMEIAGHEWFSPDGKYIWYDLQLPRGKNFYVGGTELATGKEIKYHLLRNEWSVHYTTSWDESVFAGDGGGPNSVAKSPNGQWIYLFNPEGDHFRSEKLVDMKYDDYKLEPNLHFSPDNKWLIFRANFEGHTDIYEVRIKKSLEN; from the coding sequence ATGAAATATATTACTGGATATAAATTTTATTTACTTTCAATAATTATGTTAATACCTTTCAGCCAATTATTTGCCCAAAAGGTATTCGTAACCGGCAAAGGAAAGATGCCGAATGAGTGGATTGATAGTTCTACAGGGCATCTTATAAAGCGTCTTATAAATAGACCTGGAAATAATAGAAGCTTTTATTTTCATAATAATCCTTTTGTAGATGGAAAAATGATTTTTTATGGAAGTGATTTTCTGGACAAGAATTCTCTATCCTCAGCAGATGGTTATGTATTTCATTTTAAAGGAAATCCATATAACAACCAACTTTATTCCTATAATTTATCTTCGGGGAAGACCACGCAACTTACGCATAAAGAAAATAGCATGAGCGGTGAAATAGTCAGCAGAGTAAACCACGAAGCATATTTTCAAATCAAAGACAGTGTTTTTGGCGTCAATGTAAATACAGCAAAAACCAGATTAATATTCGTTTTCCCTGCTGATTTTAAGGGAAATATCACGACTGTAAATGCGGATGGCACATTGCTAGCCGGGGCCTATTCAACTCCAATTGAAAAAGTAATCGCAAAAAAATATCCACAAAAGCATGATTATTTTAACCGGATTTTTGAATCAAAACAACCTAGAACACTTTTCACAATTAATATCATCTCAAAAAAGCTAAACAAGATTTTTACGGATAGTGCATGGTTAAATCATGTTCAATTTTCTCCTATAGACCCCCATTTATTGATGTTTTGTCATGAGGGCCCTTGGGAAAAAGTAGACAGAATCTGGACAATGGATGTGGTCAAAAAAAATAAGCCCAGATTAATTCATAAGCGCTCTATGAACATGGAAATTGCCGGACATGAATGGTTTAGCCCTGACGGTAAATATATATGGTATGATTTGCAATTACCCAGAGGTAAGAATTTTTATGTAGGAGGCACAGAACTGGCAACTGGAAAGGAAATAAAATATCATTTGCTTCGTAATGAGTGGTCCGTACATTATACCACTTCATGGGACGAAAGTGTTTTTGCGGGTGATGGAGGAGGCCCAAATTCTGTAGCTAAATCCCCAAATGGGCAGTGGATATATTTATTTAATCCCGAAGGAGATCATTTTCGTTCTGAAAAACTGGTTGATATGAAATATGACGATTACAAGCTTGAGCCAAATCTTCATTTTTCTCCCGATAATAAATGGCTGATTTTTAGAGCCAATTTCGAAGGACATACGGATATTTATGAGGTTCGCATTAAGAAGTCTTTAGAAAATTAA
- a CDS encoding IS630 family transposase: MLQTPLCFETVNLYFQDESRFGLFTRNGKALTALGVKPICAFHQVFKSLYLFGAFSPVNGDSFLLEMPFCNADSFQLYLDEFSKQNPNEFKIIVLDNGAFHKAKALKIPDNIAFIFLPPYSPELNPAENMWARFKRSFTNKLFKTLDEVSDFIGEFTKKLTPQSIQTTCAFEYAVSGINWTK; this comes from the coding sequence ATGCTGCAAACTCCCCTATGTTTCGAAACGGTCAATCTCTATTTTCAGGACGAAAGCAGGTTTGGACTGTTTACCAGAAACGGCAAAGCATTGACAGCGTTGGGTGTAAAACCTATATGTGCGTTTCATCAGGTATTTAAAAGCCTATATTTATTTGGCGCCTTTTCTCCTGTTAATGGAGACAGCTTTTTACTTGAAATGCCCTTTTGCAATGCAGACAGTTTCCAACTATATCTGGATGAATTTTCTAAGCAAAATCCAAATGAGTTCAAAATCATCGTCCTGGACAATGGTGCATTTCATAAAGCCAAAGCACTCAAAATACCGGACAATATAGCATTCATATTTCTGCCACCATACAGTCCGGAATTAAATCCGGCCGAAAACATGTGGGCCAGATTCAAAAGAAGCTTTACCAACAAACTATTCAAGACCCTGGATGAAGTCAGTGACTTTATTGGAGAGTTCACTAAGAAGTTGACACCACAATCTATCCAAACAACCTGTGCATTTGAATACGCTGTTTCGGGTATTAATTGGACTAAATAA
- a CDS encoding helix-turn-helix domain-containing protein, producing the protein MSYPLPIHIKESIAELRAIQRKGSELIAKRMLVLIEIKKHEKEGISKRELSVLTGINHNSIVKWRKMYLAKGLESLLSHGRVGGFKKSVISAEEHQQIEQLLKDPNNGIRGYKELLDWVRTKLSKDIKYITLVKYAQRHFGTKIKVARKSHINKDKEAVEAFKKTSIGNVSS; encoded by the coding sequence ATGTCTTATCCATTGCCTATCCATATAAAAGAATCGATTGCAGAATTACGAGCCATTCAGAGAAAGGGCAGCGAGTTGATTGCCAAAAGAATGCTGGTATTAATAGAGATCAAAAAGCATGAAAAAGAGGGTATATCTAAACGTGAACTGTCTGTACTTACCGGTATTAATCATAATAGTATCGTAAAGTGGCGTAAAATGTATCTTGCCAAAGGGCTTGAAAGCCTGTTAAGCCATGGGCGGGTGGGAGGTTTTAAAAAAAGTGTTATTAGTGCTGAAGAGCATCAGCAAATAGAGCAGTTATTGAAGGATCCCAATAATGGCATCCGAGGTTATAAGGAACTATTAGACTGGGTGAGAACTAAATTGTCTAAAGATATAAAGTATATAACCTTGGTTAAATATGCCCAGAGACATTTCGGCACAAAAATAAAAGTGGCTAGAAAAAGTCATATTAATAAAGATAAAGAAGCTGTAGAGGCTTTTAAAAAAACTTCAATTGGAAATGTCAGCAGCTAA